A region of Oceanicoccus sp. KOV_DT_Chl DNA encodes the following proteins:
- a CDS encoding long-chain-fatty-acid--CoA ligase, with protein sequence MKTNIGQLLSKRAQINANGEAFVEVERGRRFTFAELNQRSNRIANTLLAQGIKPGDSIATLMKNGIEFIESYFAIAKIGAVMVPVNWRLVANEIAFIVGDSGAITLLYDADFDDTVAQVQTNKEVAIQHFVRINAIASTAALASFAQDYDQLCAAASTQEPTIGAYDQDLLFIMYTSGTTGLPKGAMHSHEGMLWSQLTSMSTSDMRSDDRFLLPLPMFHVGCLSPVSLLVHRGGTGIVMRDVDMALMLKAICEEKVTITSLVPALLQFMLMTPEIKQYDISSIRWIAVGAAPVPVSLLKQYETLGIAIPQAYGLTESCGPGTLLLAQDAERKAGSIGKTQMHTESKVVKDNGEEVTPGGGEVGELILSGKHMMLGYWNKPEATAETLKDGWLYTGDLCTVDEEGFIYICDRKKDMIISGGENIYPAELENTLAACPEVQEAAIIGIPSEKWGETPLAIIVAAPGTSPTAESIKAYCKANLAGYKVPQLYQFIDALPRNPSGKILKPQLRKQFPDPAPF encoded by the coding sequence ATGAAAACAAATATCGGCCAACTACTCAGCAAACGTGCACAGATAAACGCCAACGGCGAAGCTTTTGTGGAAGTAGAGCGTGGTCGCCGCTTTACTTTTGCCGAATTGAATCAGCGCAGCAATCGCATTGCCAATACCTTATTAGCGCAAGGTATCAAACCGGGGGATAGTATTGCCACGCTAATGAAAAACGGTATCGAATTTATTGAAAGTTACTTTGCCATTGCCAAAATTGGCGCGGTCATGGTGCCGGTCAACTGGCGCCTGGTCGCCAATGAAATTGCTTTTATTGTTGGCGATTCCGGCGCTATCACTTTACTTTATGATGCCGACTTTGACGATACCGTTGCCCAAGTGCAAACAAACAAGGAGGTGGCGATTCAACATTTTGTACGCATCAATGCGATTGCCAGCACCGCAGCATTAGCCAGCTTTGCACAAGATTATGATCAGTTATGCGCGGCCGCTTCTACGCAGGAGCCAACCATCGGAGCTTACGACCAAGACTTATTATTTATTATGTATACGTCGGGAACTACCGGCCTACCCAAAGGGGCGATGCACAGCCACGAAGGCATGTTGTGGTCGCAACTCACCAGCATGTCGACGTCGGATATGCGCAGCGATGACCGTTTTTTATTACCGCTACCGATGTTTCATGTCGGCTGTTTGTCGCCGGTATCATTGCTCGTGCACCGCGGCGGTACTGGCATTGTGATGCGCGATGTGGATATGGCGCTAATGTTAAAAGCCATCTGTGAAGAAAAAGTTACCATTACTTCACTGGTTCCTGCCTTATTGCAATTTATGTTGATGACACCGGAAATAAAGCAATACGATATTTCCAGCATCCGTTGGATCGCCGTAGGCGCAGCACCGGTACCTGTTTCATTATTAAAACAGTATGAAACACTGGGTATCGCTATTCCACAAGCCTATGGCCTCACCGAATCCTGCGGCCCGGGCACCTTATTATTAGCGCAAGATGCCGAACGCAAAGCCGGCTCCATCGGCAAAACACAAATGCATACCGAATCGAAAGTCGTCAAAGACAATGGCGAAGAAGTGACACCCGGTGGCGGCGAAGTGGGCGAGCTGATATTAAGCGGCAAACACATGATGCTGGGTTACTGGAATAAACCTGAAGCCACCGCCGAAACCTTAAAAGATGGCTGGCTCTATACCGGTGATTTATGCACGGTGGACGAAGAAGGTTTTATTTATATTTGTGATCGTAAAAAAGACATGATCATTTCTGGCGGTGAGAATATTTATCCCGCTGAATTGGAAAATACTTTAGCTGCCTGCCCCGAAGTTCAGGAAGCAGCCATTATTGGCATCCCTTCAGAAAAATGGGGTGAAACGCCGCTGGCGATTATTGTTGCAGCACCGGGCACTTCACCTACCGCTGAATCGATTAAAGCTTATTGCAAAGCCAATTTAGCGGGCTATAAAGTGCCGCAACTTTATCAATTTATCGATGCCCTGCCGCGCAACCCTTCCGGTAAAATCCTCAAACCGCAGTTGCGAAAACAGTTTCCAGACCCTGCGCCGTTTTAA
- a CDS encoding acyl-CoA dehydrogenase family protein, which translates to MDFSFSADQIAIRDLAQQIFTDSATDEFLLSFDRNDDVYDNTLWKTLGEQGLLGITIPEEFGGTGLGLTELCMLLEEQGRRVAPIPLFASLVLGALPIIEFGSTAQKEKYLTPLASGDKKLTAAISELGVSQAAAGRINASQKGEQWILNGQLDFVVDGLYADAILVPATNSDGKQTVFIIDSEQLALTGQQSSLGLKEASITLNNVTVNSDAVLGNAGDGESILAWLELRAELALCAQQVGITEEAVKRTAEFTCERKQFGAPIGSFQAVAMQAADAYIDVEAIRSSYWLALYKIESAQDARSEVRIAKWYAAEAGHRVVYRTQHLHGGIGADIEYPIHRYFLWAKHVGMILGGRSVQIEKLGALLASDDSIGLQSLRV; encoded by the coding sequence ATGGACTTTTCATTTTCAGCAGACCAAATCGCCATCCGCGATCTGGCACAACAAATTTTTACTGACAGCGCCACCGACGAATTTTTATTAAGTTTTGATCGCAACGACGATGTCTACGATAACACCTTATGGAAAACACTGGGCGAGCAGGGTTTGCTCGGCATTACCATTCCGGAAGAATTTGGCGGCACCGGTTTAGGTTTAACCGAACTGTGCATGCTACTGGAAGAGCAAGGTCGCCGGGTGGCACCGATTCCATTATTTGCCAGCCTGGTATTGGGTGCGCTACCCATTATTGAATTCGGCAGCACGGCGCAAAAAGAAAAATACCTGACACCGTTAGCCAGCGGCGATAAAAAACTGACCGCGGCTATTTCCGAACTCGGCGTCAGTCAGGCTGCCGCAGGCCGTATCAATGCCAGCCAAAAAGGTGAGCAGTGGATTTTAAATGGGCAGCTGGATTTTGTTGTCGACGGTTTGTATGCCGATGCCATTCTAGTCCCAGCCACCAACAGCGATGGCAAACAAACGGTATTTATTATCGATAGTGAACAACTGGCATTAACCGGCCAACAATCCAGCTTAGGTTTAAAAGAAGCGTCTATTACGCTTAATAATGTAACCGTCAACAGCGACGCCGTACTTGGCAATGCTGGCGACGGCGAATCAATTTTAGCCTGGCTGGAACTGCGGGCAGAATTAGCCCTGTGTGCACAACAAGTCGGCATTACCGAAGAAGCGGTAAAACGTACTGCCGAGTTTACCTGCGAGCGTAAACAATTTGGCGCACCGATTGGCTCCTTTCAAGCAGTGGCCATGCAAGCAGCAGATGCCTACATCGATGTTGAAGCCATTCGTTCCAGCTATTGGTTAGCACTGTATAAAATTGAATCTGCACAGGACGCTCGCTCAGAAGTACGCATCGCCAAATGGTATGCCGCCGAAGCGGGACATCGCGTGGTGTACCGTACCCAGCATTTGCACGGCGGTATTGGCGCTGATATTGAATACCCCATTCACCGTTATTTTTTGTGGGCCAAACATGTCGGTATGATCCTCGGCGGTCGTAGCGTACAAATTGAAAAACTGGGAGCATTACTGGCCAGCGATGACAGCATTGGCCTGCAGTCGCTGCGCGTATAA
- a CDS encoding acyl-CoA dehydrogenase family protein translates to MARLEAMRVMNARMAWDLDKGNMNPALASALKVFSTEGLVSICQLLMESIGPNTLVRAGSSAAALYGDLEHEYRRCQINTFGGGINELQRGIVANFGLGMPRHR, encoded by the coding sequence ATGGCGCGACTTGAGGCCATGCGCGTAATGAACGCCCGGATGGCCTGGGATTTGGATAAGGGCAATATGAACCCGGCATTGGCCTCAGCGCTAAAAGTATTTTCGACCGAAGGATTGGTATCAATTTGCCAATTATTAATGGAATCCATTGGCCCCAATACTTTGGTTAGAGCGGGCTCCAGCGCTGCAGCTTTGTATGGCGATTTGGAACACGAGTACCGGCGCTGCCAGATCAATACTTTCGGCGGCGGCATTAACGAATTGCAGCGCGGCATTGTTGCCAACTTTGGTTTGGGTATGCCCCGCCACCGTTAA
- a CDS encoding acyl-CoA dehydrogenase family protein encodes MIIDYTDDQKALRKKLRDYFSQLITPDIADQLRNPANAEGGDLYKQIIRQMGADGWLAIGWPKEYGGQGATTAEQLMFFEEALLAGAPIPFVTLNTVGPALMDYGTEEMKQRFLPGIASGETHFAIGYSEPNAGTDLAALSTTATLDPDDNDYYLINGTKVFTSAAESADYVWLATRTTPDVRHKGVTMFVVDAKDPGFSIAPIHTVGSVRTNMSYYNNVRVHKSMMIGELDKGWGLIMSQLNHERVGLAAWGIQGWKLFQRTLNWARTESTQAHNKGQRPIDEPEFKPTSPKPWRDLRPCA; translated from the coding sequence ATGATTATCGACTATACCGACGACCAAAAAGCACTGCGCAAGAAACTGCGCGACTACTTTAGCCAGTTGATTACCCCGGATATCGCCGATCAACTTCGCAATCCCGCCAATGCTGAAGGCGGCGATCTGTACAAGCAGATCATTCGCCAAATGGGCGCGGATGGATGGCTGGCGATTGGCTGGCCCAAGGAATACGGCGGCCAGGGCGCGACTACTGCCGAGCAACTGATGTTCTTTGAAGAGGCCTTATTAGCAGGGGCACCCATTCCTTTCGTGACCCTGAATACTGTCGGGCCCGCGTTAATGGACTACGGCACCGAAGAAATGAAGCAGCGCTTTTTGCCTGGTATCGCCTCCGGTGAAACCCATTTTGCGATTGGTTACTCCGAGCCCAATGCCGGTACCGATCTGGCGGCACTTAGCACCACTGCCACCCTCGATCCTGACGACAACGATTATTACCTGATCAACGGCACCAAGGTGTTCACCTCTGCCGCCGAATCCGCGGACTATGTGTGGCTGGCCACACGTACTACTCCAGACGTGCGCCACAAAGGGGTGACGATGTTTGTCGTTGATGCCAAAGACCCCGGCTTTTCTATTGCGCCTATCCACACAGTCGGTAGCGTCCGCACCAATATGAGTTACTACAACAATGTGCGCGTACATAAATCGATGATGATTGGTGAACTCGATAAAGGCTGGGGCTTGATTATGTCGCAGCTTAACCACGAGCGCGTCGGCTTAGCGGCATGGGGCATCCAGGGGTGGAAATTATTTCAGCGCACTCTTAACTGGGCACGCACCGAAAGCACTCAAGCCCACAACAAGGGCCAGCGCCCGATTGATGAACCCGAATTCAAGCCAACCTCGCCGAAGCCATGGCGCGACTTGAGGCCATGCGCGTAA
- a CDS encoding TetR/AcrR family transcriptional regulator, producing the protein MASAAAKKSATTVKSAKGEKARAKLKSAALRVMEQVGYHKMRIVDVTAEAGVASGLFYHYFKDLKSLTLEVLGDFVSHSLQLEDIEKDVPKGDWYERMLAHNRLVVHSYAERPGIMRCLLQLADEDEDFSGLLRQNFIEQLSWLTRQMPKLFPEAAMSEHQSMMVAFTLAGTGEMVLRDYYINREPVLVAEALDAEQMAELITVIFYRGLFLENPPSEKLNYTANLEKVRRRKN; encoded by the coding sequence ATGGCTTCTGCGGCAGCTAAAAAATCAGCGACAACAGTAAAAAGCGCCAAGGGTGAGAAGGCCAGAGCCAAGCTCAAGAGTGCTGCGTTGCGGGTGATGGAGCAGGTGGGCTATCACAAGATGCGGATTGTTGATGTGACCGCCGAGGCCGGAGTGGCATCTGGGCTTTTTTACCATTATTTCAAAGACTTAAAGAGTTTGACTCTGGAAGTGCTGGGTGATTTTGTGTCCCATTCGCTGCAATTGGAAGACATTGAGAAAGATGTGCCCAAGGGCGACTGGTATGAGCGTATGCTGGCCCACAACCGTTTGGTAGTGCACTCTTATGCGGAGCGGCCTGGCATTATGCGCTGTTTGTTGCAGCTGGCGGACGAAGATGAAGACTTCTCGGGTTTGCTGCGACAAAATTTTATTGAGCAGTTGAGCTGGTTAACCCGGCAAATGCCCAAGTTATTCCCGGAAGCGGCGATGTCAGAGCATCAGTCGATGATGGTGGCCTTTACGCTGGCGGGCACTGGCGAAATGGTATTGCGGGATTACTATATCAATCGCGAGCCAGTGCTGGTGGCAGAGGCTCTGGATGCCGAGCAAATGGCAGAATTAATTACCGTTATTTTTTATCGCGGTTTGTTTTTGGAAAATCCACCTTCCGAAAAATTAAATTACACCGCTAATTTGGAAAAAGTAAGGCGTAGAAAAAATTAA
- a CDS encoding bifunctional MaoC family dehydratase N-terminal/OB-fold nucleic acid binding domain-containing protein, translated as MTPEETKAFEAKIYAYVGRENGPPKQGNDDVNPAMIRQWAEIMGDELGIYTDAEFAATTSKGGIIAPPAMLQAWSMEGYPMAANPAKDVQRELHSVFDENGFTGVLGTNTSTEFFRDLKPGDAVTAHTIIDNISEQKATARGIGYFIETVATFTDQLGEEVGRQVFRVLKFIPNDSNSAAASTADDSAPATPARIHAPRGHDNGWWWNACDEGKVLIQRCKSCQTLRHPPRPMCGECQSIEWDSIESTLDGEIFSFTTLHYPKVPGYQYPCIVGVISLAEGTRLVANIVDIDYEDVVIGMKVKGAVEQVDEKTMLPVFRVVK; from the coding sequence ATGACTCCTGAAGAAACCAAAGCGTTTGAAGCAAAAATTTACGCCTATGTAGGCCGTGAAAACGGGCCACCAAAACAAGGCAATGACGATGTCAACCCGGCGATGATTCGGCAGTGGGCTGAAATCATGGGTGACGAACTGGGTATCTACACTGATGCCGAGTTTGCAGCGACAACCAGCAAAGGCGGCATCATTGCCCCGCCAGCGATGTTGCAAGCCTGGAGTATGGAAGGCTACCCGATGGCGGCAAATCCGGCTAAAGATGTACAGCGCGAATTACATAGTGTATTTGATGAAAACGGTTTTACCGGTGTACTCGGCACTAACACCTCCACTGAGTTCTTCCGCGATTTAAAACCGGGTGATGCGGTAACCGCCCATACCATTATCGATAATATTTCCGAACAAAAAGCCACTGCTCGCGGCATTGGTTATTTTATTGAAACCGTCGCTACCTTTACTGATCAATTAGGTGAAGAAGTGGGTCGTCAGGTGTTCCGGGTATTAAAATTTATTCCCAATGACAGCAATAGCGCTGCTGCAAGTACCGCTGATGACAGCGCACCGGCAACACCAGCGCGCATTCATGCACCACGGGGTCACGACAATGGTTGGTGGTGGAATGCCTGCGATGAAGGCAAAGTATTAATTCAGCGCTGCAAATCGTGTCAGACGTTACGTCATCCGCCTCGGCCAATGTGTGGTGAGTGTCAGTCAATCGAATGGGATTCCATTGAGTCGACACTGGACGGTGAAATTTTCAGTTTCACCACACTGCATTATCCTAAAGTTCCGGGTTATCAATACCCCTGCATAGTCGGTGTTATTTCCTTAGCAGAAGGTACGCGTCTGGTCGCCAATATCGTAGATATTGATTACGAAGATGTAGTGATTGGCATGAAAGTGAAAGGCGCAGTGGAGCAGGTTGATGAAAAAACCATGCTACCCGTCTTCCGTGTAGTGAAATAA
- a CDS encoding MaoC/PaaZ C-terminal domain-containing protein: protein MTTTTVSFVSVNVGDKLPSTEIPITSSLIVGGAIASRDFTTVHHDKKAAQAGGLPDVFMNILTSNGLMGSYVTNWAGVDATVKKIDLKLGAPNLPGFVMTLVGEVKAKDDASNTVDIEVVGENNVWGMHMAGTVKIQLPQ, encoded by the coding sequence ATGACAACTACAACCGTATCCTTCGTCAGTGTTAATGTTGGCGATAAATTACCGAGTACAGAAATTCCGATTACTTCATCGCTGATTGTCGGTGGCGCTATTGCCTCCCGTGATTTCACTACCGTGCATCATGATAAAAAAGCCGCTCAAGCTGGCGGCCTGCCTGATGTGTTTATGAACATCTTAACCAGCAATGGTTTAATGGGTAGCTATGTCACCAACTGGGCCGGCGTTGATGCCACCGTTAAAAAAATCGATTTGAAATTAGGTGCGCCTAACTTACCCGGTTTTGTGATGACCTTGGTCGGTGAAGTAAAAGCCAAAGACGACGCCAGTAACACCGTTGATATCGAAGTCGTTGGTGAAAATAATGTGTGGGGCATGCATATGGCCGGCACTGTAAAAATACAATTACCGCAATAA